CACGCATGACCGAATCCTCGGTAGATGACGAGCGTTGTCGATGCAGGCGCCGAATCGAAGCATACGACTGTCCCTCTCTGTTTTCACGAAAGGATGCGCGGCGCGCAACATAACAACACCATATAATCCGCGCGCCACGGGAACTACGTAGCCATTCTTCCGTTACAATCAGTGTGACGGCTTCCGCCCCCGAAGAAGAAGGTGTTGATTCCCCTTGGACGTCTCACTGGCGCATTTCCTCCAACAAGTGCTTTCCAACCCGGCTCTGACCGTCACAACGTTGCTGACGCTGGGAGTCATCTTCGTCAACGGCTGGACCGACGCACCCAACGCCATCGCCACCTGCGTGACCACGCGATGCATGCGCGTACGCTCCGCCGTCATCATGGCGGCCATCTTCAACTTCCTCGGCGTCTTCATCATGACGCAGCTCAACGCTTCCGTGGCCTCCACCATCAGCAACATGGTCGATTTCGGCGGCGACACGAACGCGGCGCTCATCGCCCTATGCGCGGCGCTGTTCTCCATCGTCGTATACAGCGTGGGCGCCTCGCTGCTCGGCATACCCACCTCCGAAAGCCACAGCCTGATCGCCGGCCTGTCCGGAGCGGCCATCGCCATCCAAGGCGGCATCGGCGGCATCAACATGGGCGAATGGGTCAAGGTGCTCTACGGTCTGGTCGCAAGCCTCCTGTTCGGCTTCGCCGTCGGCTGGTTGGTATGCAAGGCCGTGACCCTGATTTGCGCTGGCATGGACCGCCGCCGCACCAACGGGTTCTTCACCTACGCGCAGATCGTGGGCGCGGCGGCCATGAGCTTCATGCATGGCGCGCAGGACGGCCAGAAGTTCATCGGCGTGCTGTTCCTCGGCATGGCGTTCTGCAACGGCCAACCCAGCGTGACCGGTGTGATGATTCCG
This sequence is a window from Bifidobacterium breve DSM 20213 = JCM 1192. Protein-coding genes within it:
- a CDS encoding inorganic phosphate transporter — its product is MDVSLAHFLQQVLSNPALTVTTLLTLGVIFVNGWTDAPNAIATCVTTRCMRVRSAVIMAAIFNFLGVFIMTQLNASVASTISNMVDFGGDTNAALIALCAALFSIVVYSVGASLLGIPTSESHSLIAGLSGAAIAIQGGIGGINMGEWVKVLYGLVASLLFGFAVGWLVCKAVTLICAGMDRRRTNGFFTYAQIVGAAAMSFMHGAQDGQKFIGVLFLGMAFCNGQPSVTGVMIPVWLMILCSTIMGVGTSVGGERIIKSVGQDMVKLEKYQGFSADLSSALCLLVMTVLGIPVSTTHTKTSAIMGVGAVRRLSAINFGVVRDMMLTWVFTFPGCGLISFVMAKLFMVVF